The Sinomicrobium kalidii genome contains a region encoding:
- a CDS encoding sensor histidine kinase, giving the protein MRLTLIILFNLSHLISYCCQIRNHPDQEYGISWYTDSDGLPQNSVKQIFRDTYGFIWLLTQNGLVRYDGRNFRVFNSENTAIHNNRMTFAEGNPGRDSIFVHNDFDEMLLISKRTAKSFNNKPSSSALLPAIPGPPDIRGQCYTIPASGNTAYSVGNDTVVYHTPEKVVYKLRFPHNEPRHFFTIGNTLYYLENNGRYATIHNGRVFLRETEVPKEDITGIIHNRIAGQTFVHTQKDLYVLQKSTYGIHLKCILKDFDFSAENSILSVYYDPFLQHIYLGSATRGMSIIKKYDFRSINIPGTSRVQYALTKYSPDKVLTATGALIDLSTISGKKLNIPRKSDKYSVITDRKGDIWTKDRNILYRFKKETAYREYEQWKLPHKIEQLYKGKDNRIWIAVHLNDEKRLASKGALYYIDPSRPGSAPKNYKTLDFNVCYMLQTTNNTLWLGSFKGLYKMDLRSKETGRITGLYTKHIKSLYASDPQEIWITTSTNGIFLYKDGTLTGFPADRKGYMLSSHCIVEDNLGYLWITTSKGLFQVSKKKMLDYASGRMKQVYYHYYNKNSGFLSNEFNGGCEPCGIKLDNGYLAFPSLNGIVVFNPAEIKPNLPNKTIYIDEVRSSDHILPVDRDTLVLKRDFGRVHISLATPYFDNPYNLNMEFKLEEENNKNWEYVENGKTITFSQLPPGKHTLIIRKMNSFYSHYIHKRITLIVPPYFWETDWFYVLLCLSVPVIIFYSIKLRIKYVRYKNALLKRKIIENTRQLRNTISTLRVTKDKLKQHTAIQEKLIASISHDIRSPLRFMVDTGEYLYANYDTGNKKMIREGIRSMYNASVKIHEFISELLDYSKARIYEGKQNTPQESYDLQKLVLEKISLFTEIANSQRTGIYNYVPYNFTIAVNKHLLSIIIHNLLDNAVKHTHNGKITLYSFTRERKTHIVIEDTGKGIPQKQLRYYQSLINPNEEEDTTAHISPNNSLGIKIILDLLIILNGKIDIKSTVNKGTRITLIFPSEAS; this is encoded by the coding sequence ATGCGACTTACGTTGATCATCCTTTTTAATCTGTCCCACCTGATATCCTATTGCTGCCAAATCCGCAATCATCCCGACCAAGAGTATGGTATCAGCTGGTATACCGATAGTGACGGATTACCACAGAACAGCGTAAAACAAATATTCAGAGACACCTATGGCTTTATCTGGTTGCTCACCCAAAACGGTCTGGTGCGTTATGACGGAAGAAACTTCAGGGTGTTTAATTCCGAAAATACCGCCATACACAACAACCGCATGACCTTTGCCGAAGGAAATCCGGGAAGGGACAGCATTTTTGTCCACAATGATTTTGACGAAATGCTCCTGATCTCCAAAAGAACTGCTAAATCGTTTAACAACAAACCTTCTTCCTCCGCTTTATTACCCGCAATTCCGGGCCCGCCGGATATCAGGGGACAGTGTTACACCATACCCGCATCGGGCAACACCGCCTATTCGGTGGGCAATGATACCGTAGTTTATCACACGCCCGAAAAGGTTGTATACAAACTGCGCTTTCCTCACAACGAGCCCCGGCATTTCTTTACCATCGGCAATACCTTATACTACCTGGAAAATAACGGGCGTTATGCCACGATACACAACGGCAGGGTCTTTCTCAGAGAGACAGAAGTTCCGAAAGAGGACATTACAGGCATTATTCACAACAGGATCGCCGGGCAAACCTTTGTACACACACAAAAAGACCTGTACGTACTTCAAAAAAGCACTTACGGGATCCATCTGAAATGCATACTGAAAGATTTCGATTTCAGTGCTGAAAACAGCATCCTATCCGTCTATTACGACCCGTTTTTGCAACACATTTACCTGGGAAGTGCCACCAGGGGCATGAGTATTATAAAAAAATACGATTTCAGGAGCATCAATATCCCCGGAACGAGCAGGGTACAGTACGCGCTTACAAAATACAGTCCGGACAAGGTGCTCACGGCCACGGGGGCGCTTATTGACCTAAGCACTATTTCCGGAAAAAAATTAAATATCCCCCGGAAGAGTGACAAATACAGTGTGATTACAGACCGGAAAGGAGACATCTGGACCAAAGACAGGAACATACTGTACCGGTTCAAAAAAGAAACGGCATATCGGGAATACGAACAGTGGAAACTTCCGCATAAGATCGAACAACTGTATAAGGGTAAGGATAACCGGATATGGATTGCCGTGCACCTCAATGACGAAAAGCGGCTTGCTTCCAAAGGGGCCCTCTATTATATCGACCCTTCCCGCCCCGGCAGTGCTCCGAAAAACTACAAAACACTGGATTTCAACGTGTGCTATATGCTGCAAACCACCAACAATACCTTGTGGCTGGGAAGTTTCAAGGGATTGTATAAAATGGATTTACGGAGCAAAGAAACCGGCCGGATCACAGGGCTCTACACCAAGCACATAAAAAGCCTTTACGCTTCAGATCCGCAGGAGATCTGGATCACCACCTCCACAAACGGTATATTTTTGTACAAGGACGGTACACTTACCGGTTTCCCGGCAGACCGGAAGGGATATATGCTTTCCTCGCACTGTATCGTAGAAGATAATCTGGGTTACCTATGGATAACCACAAGTAAAGGCCTGTTCCAGGTGTCCAAAAAGAAAATGCTGGATTACGCGTCGGGCCGGATGAAACAGGTCTATTATCATTATTACAATAAAAACTCCGGGTTTCTGTCTAACGAATTCAACGGGGGCTGCGAACCCTGCGGCATTAAACTGGACAACGGCTACCTCGCATTCCCTTCCCTGAACGGAATTGTTGTATTTAACCCCGCAGAGATAAAGCCCAACCTTCCCAACAAAACCATTTATATCGACGAGGTCCGCAGCAGTGACCACATCCTGCCCGTAGACCGGGACACCCTGGTCCTCAAACGCGATTTCGGCCGGGTGCATATTTCGCTGGCCACTCCTTATTTTGACAATCCGTACAACCTGAACATGGAATTCAAACTGGAGGAAGAAAACAATAAAAACTGGGAATATGTGGAAAACGGAAAAACCATAACCTTTTCCCAGCTGCCTCCGGGAAAACACACCCTCATCATACGAAAAATGAACAGTTTCTACTCGCATTATATCCATAAGCGAATAACACTTATCGTCCCTCCCTATTTTTGGGAAACCGACTGGTTTTATGTGCTTTTATGCCTCTCTGTCCCGGTGATCATATTTTACAGTATAAAACTGCGCATAAAATACGTACGTTATAAAAACGCCCTTCTGAAAAGGAAAATCATCGAAAACACACGCCAGCTGCGCAATACCATAAGCACCCTGAGGGTTACCAAAGACAAACTGAAACAACACACCGCCATACAGGAGAAGCTCATAGCTTCCATAAGCCATGATATTCGCAGTCCCCTGCGTTTTATGGTCGATACCGGCGAATACCTCTATGCCAATTACGATACGGGCAATAAAAAGATGATCCGCGAAGGCATCCGGTCCATGTACAACGCATCGGTGAAAATACACGAATTCATAAGCGAACTTCTCGATTACAGCAAGGCACGCATTTACGAAGGTAAGCAGAACACGCCCCAGGAAAGCTACGACCTGCAAAAACTGGTCCTGGAAAAAATAAGCCTGTTTACGGAAATCGCCAACTCACAAAGAACGGGGATATACAATTATGTGCCCTACAATTTTACGATCGCGGTAAACAAACACCTGCTGTCCATCATTATACACAACCTCCTGGACAATGCGGTAAAGCATACCCATAACGGTAAAATAACCCTGTATTCCTTTACACGCGAGCGAAAGACCCATATTGTCATAGAAGATACCGGTAAAGGAATTCCCCAAAAACAACTGCGGTATTACCAATCCCTTATAAATCCGAACGAAGAAGAAGACACAACAGCCCACATCAGTCCCAACAACAGCCTGGGGATCAAAATTATCCTGGACCTGCTCATTATACTCAACGGAAAGATTGACATTAAAAGTACGGTCAACAAAGGTACCAGGATCACGCTTATCTTTCCCTCCGAGGCCAGTTGA
- the gldN gene encoding gliding motility protein GldN, with protein MNWRVTIPLSLLFGICSHFSFGQANLLNAKKPEEIGVKTERQKEADNDAPMDYGYVDDRDVMWSKMTWEVIDLDERVNFSLYYPIEPIRESNRKSLYDVLVTAIKDSVLTDIYVDSYFTEKREFKDLEATLSKIDTTDLGYEQLNAGEQVSPQYIDKRDITAADIVEYRIKGVWYFDKRQGELKYRLLAIAPVAPDVNFIDSGVSDGSNLVELFWVWYPSARQILHEAKAFNNKNSAAPLSFDTLLNTRRFHATIYKEDNVHGDREIKDYIADNSLFQLLEGRRIKEEIRGFEEDIWTN; from the coding sequence ATGAATTGGAGAGTTACTATCCCACTTTCCTTGCTCTTTGGTATATGTTCCCATTTCTCCTTCGGACAGGCTAACCTGCTCAATGCAAAAAAGCCGGAAGAAATCGGAGTTAAAACAGAGCGACAAAAGGAAGCAGACAACGATGCCCCCATGGACTACGGCTATGTAGACGACCGTGACGTAATGTGGTCTAAAATGACCTGGGAGGTCATAGATCTCGACGAAAGAGTGAACTTTTCGCTTTACTATCCCATAGAACCCATAAGGGAATCCAACAGGAAGTCATTGTACGACGTTCTGGTAACCGCTATTAAGGATAGTGTGCTTACAGACATTTACGTGGACTCTTATTTTACGGAAAAAAGGGAATTTAAAGACCTGGAAGCCACACTTTCAAAGATTGATACTACAGACCTGGGTTATGAACAACTGAACGCCGGGGAACAGGTGTCTCCCCAGTATATTGACAAAAGAGATATTACTGCGGCAGACATTGTCGAATACCGTATCAAAGGGGTATGGTATTTTGACAAGCGCCAGGGAGAGTTGAAATACCGTTTACTGGCCATAGCACCGGTGGCGCCCGATGTTAATTTTATTGACTCGGGGGTGAGCGACGGTTCCAACCTTGTGGAGTTATTCTGGGTGTGGTATCCCAGCGCGAGGCAAATACTCCATGAAGCGAAGGCATTCAATAATAAAAACTCTGCCGCACCCCTGTCTTTTGACACGCTTTTGAATACGAGAAGGTTCCACGCTACTATTTATAAGGAAGATAATGTACACGGCGACAGGGAGATCAAGGACTATATTGCGGATAATTCCTTGTTTCAGTTGCTGGAAGGCCGGAGAATAAAAGAGGAAATAAGAGGTTTTGAGGAAGATATCTGGACAAACTGA
- the gldM gene encoding gliding motility protein GldM, translated as MAGNSLSPRQKMINLMYLVFIAMLAINMGKEVLSAFGSLNEKLEASNTKATADNTMALEGLARLATEKPDRYEPVLDKASQIKEASSGFYNYLEELKTEMTETLNDERDYEKMDRSNFLDKKFFKGGGKYTDEGQEFVDKINNYRETVIELLGDNFNEIKSSVAGRFSTGEDGKVENRQGQEMDWLNYNFEGFPLVASLTKITQIQSDIKTTESDVFGAMLGEELSSEVSMTNYTTLLEQPKSAYYQGETFNGSVVLGRTDATTKPSEIELYLDGKKLTEEDYTLEGGKVKLNVSAGSPGDHKLEGKLIFMQNEEPIEVPVSSSFATITKPNAAVISADKMNVVYRGVANPMTISIPGIPDNKVSASAAGLSRASGSRYVMRPGTGRTVNITASGTLPDGQRISTTSEFRIKDVPRPSGTIRGESGEVSMPRSSLEISTVGAVLEDFDFDLSLGIRGFKFKVPGQPTVAVRGNKLDGAARNALKRARRGDAVQIFDIEAYITGNTGYRLKKVSPVIIQLTN; from the coding sequence ATGGCAGGAAATAGCTTATCACCACGTCAAAAAATGATAAACCTCATGTATCTGGTATTTATAGCCATGCTGGCCATAAATATGGGGAAAGAGGTATTATCGGCATTTGGCTCGCTGAATGAAAAACTGGAAGCGTCCAATACCAAAGCTACGGCAGACAATACGATGGCCCTTGAAGGGCTGGCCAGGCTTGCAACCGAAAAACCCGACAGGTATGAACCGGTATTGGATAAGGCTAGCCAGATAAAAGAAGCCTCATCCGGATTTTATAACTACCTTGAGGAGTTGAAAACCGAGATGACCGAAACCCTTAACGATGAGAGGGATTATGAAAAGATGGACCGATCGAACTTCCTGGATAAGAAATTCTTTAAGGGCGGCGGAAAGTATACGGATGAAGGACAGGAGTTCGTAGACAAGATCAACAATTACAGGGAAACCGTAATTGAGCTGCTGGGCGATAATTTCAATGAAATAAAAAGCTCGGTGGCAGGAAGGTTCTCCACCGGAGAAGATGGAAAAGTTGAAAACAGGCAGGGCCAGGAAATGGACTGGCTGAATTACAATTTCGAAGGATTTCCGTTAGTGGCCTCCCTCACCAAGATTACGCAGATACAATCTGATATAAAAACAACGGAGAGCGATGTGTTCGGAGCCATGCTGGGAGAAGAACTCAGCAGTGAGGTTTCCATGACCAATTATACCACCTTGCTGGAACAGCCGAAATCTGCCTATTACCAGGGTGAGACTTTTAACGGTTCCGTTGTCCTGGGAAGGACCGACGCCACTACCAAACCCAGTGAAATAGAACTTTATCTCGACGGAAAGAAATTGACCGAAGAGGACTATACGCTGGAAGGAGGAAAAGTAAAGCTCAATGTGAGTGCGGGAAGCCCCGGAGACCACAAACTGGAAGGTAAACTGATATTCATGCAGAACGAGGAACCGATAGAAGTTCCGGTGTCCTCTTCTTTTGCTACCATTACCAAACCTAATGCAGCAGTGATCTCCGCCGATAAGATGAATGTGGTTTATCGGGGTGTGGCCAATCCCATGACTATTTCCATTCCTGGTATTCCGGACAATAAGGTTTCCGCTTCTGCTGCCGGCCTGTCCAGGGCTTCGGGGAGCAGATATGTGATGCGTCCCGGTACCGGAAGGACCGTAAATATTACGGCAAGCGGTACTCTGCCGGACGGACAACGCATCAGCACGACCTCTGAATTCCGTATCAAGGACGTACCGCGACCTTCGGGAACCATACGGGGCGAATCCGGAGAAGTGAGTATGCCAAGGTCCAGCCTGGAAATATCTACAGTGGGTGCCGTACTGGAAGACTTTGACTTTGACCTCAGTCTTGGTATACGAGGATTCAAATTCAAGGTTCCCGGACAACCTACGGTTGCCGTTCGCGGTAACAAGCTGGACGGAGCGGCAAGAAATGCATTGAAAAGAGCCCGGAGAGGCGATGCCGTCCAGATATTTGACATAGAAGCGTATATTACCGGGAATACAGGTTACAGGTTGAAAAAAGTATCGCCGGTAATTATTCAACTTACCAATTAA
- the gldL gene encoding gliding motility protein GldL, translated as MARSKSNKKLFNMAYSLGASIVILGALFKLNHWEIGFLDGTVLLAIGLISEALIFAISAFEPVDDDLDWTLVYPELSDGEARKKEKRVQEEATEAEGLLSKKLDGLLKEAKIDGELMSSLGHSIRNFEGAARNMAPTVDAISSTKKYSEELSVAAAQMESLNSLYKVQLESGGRQAAINEEVANNAGRLKEQMESLTSNLSSLNNVYGGMLSAMNKH; from the coding sequence ATGGCAAGATCTAAATCTAATAAGAAGCTGTTTAATATGGCCTACAGCCTCGGTGCGTCTATTGTGATCCTGGGGGCGTTGTTTAAACTTAATCACTGGGAAATAGGTTTCCTCGACGGGACCGTACTCCTGGCCATAGGGCTTATATCCGAAGCACTGATATTTGCCATTTCAGCATTTGAACCGGTAGATGATGATCTGGACTGGACGCTGGTCTATCCGGAACTCAGCGATGGTGAAGCCAGAAAGAAAGAAAAAAGGGTCCAGGAAGAAGCGACGGAAGCTGAAGGACTGCTCTCCAAAAAACTGGACGGCCTGCTCAAAGAAGCCAAGATAGACGGAGAGTTAATGAGCAGCCTGGGGCATAGCATTCGCAATTTTGAGGGGGCTGCAAGAAATATGGCGCCCACCGTAGATGCGATCTCCTCTACCAAAAAGTACAGTGAAGAACTTTCCGTGGCCGCTGCGCAGATGGAATCGCTCAACAGCCTGTATAAAGTGCAACTGGAAAGTGGCGGAAGGCAGGCAGCTATCAATGAAGAAGTAGCTAATAATGCCGGAAGGCTCAAAGAACAAATGGAGTCCCTTACTTCTAACCTCTCATCACTGAACAATGTTTACGGAGGTATGCTGTCAGCTATGAACAAGCACTAA
- the gldK gene encoding gliding motility lipoprotein GldK has product MKKLLFVITLGLFLYSCGKKDKGELVGVGGKRWHPEKPYGMTLVPGGSFIMGKSEADVAGGMNAPTKTVTVRSFYMDETEITNSEYRQFVEWVKDSIVRTKLAILADYEGLTPDDGGIGEYAFDDADTSKLSAYDKYMLENYGGMGETGFEGRMLNKKPKLIWDTSKYPDEYYSEVMDSMYLSMEESYNGYRTIDVTQLKYKYTWMDIQAAAKMKKGSRKDFLKTEELMIYPDTTVWIKDFYYSYNEPMHNDYFWHDAYSEYPVVGVSWKQAKAFCNWRTKYKNDFQKSRGKGFVNQFRLPIEAEWEYAARGGLESGTYPWGGPYLIDERGCFLANFKPNRGDYAADDALYTVEAKSYEANDYGLYNMAGNVSEWTNSAYDPNSYDYASTMNPNAYDERNKRKVIRGGSWKDVAYFLQVSTRDFEYQDSARSYIGFRTVQDYMGTSEIGR; this is encoded by the coding sequence ATGAAAAAGCTATTGTTTGTTATAACCCTGGGATTATTTCTTTATAGTTGCGGTAAAAAGGATAAGGGAGAGCTGGTTGGAGTAGGCGGAAAACGGTGGCATCCGGAAAAACCATACGGAATGACCCTGGTCCCCGGAGGCTCTTTTATCATGGGGAAATCGGAAGCAGATGTTGCAGGAGGAATGAATGCGCCCACAAAGACCGTTACGGTGCGATCGTTTTACATGGACGAGACCGAGATCACCAATAGTGAGTACCGTCAGTTCGTGGAATGGGTGAAAGATTCCATTGTGCGGACAAAACTGGCCATTCTTGCCGATTACGAAGGACTTACCCCGGACGACGGCGGTATCGGGGAATACGCTTTTGACGATGCCGATACTTCCAAACTTTCCGCTTATGACAAATACATGCTCGAAAATTACGGCGGTATGGGAGAGACCGGCTTTGAAGGGAGAATGCTCAACAAGAAGCCAAAACTTATCTGGGACACTTCCAAGTACCCGGACGAGTATTATAGCGAAGTTATGGACTCCATGTACCTTTCCATGGAGGAATCCTACAACGGATACCGCACCATAGACGTTACCCAGTTAAAATATAAATATACCTGGATGGACATTCAGGCTGCAGCCAAAATGAAAAAAGGCAGCAGGAAAGACTTCCTGAAAACCGAAGAATTAATGATCTATCCGGATACTACGGTATGGATCAAGGATTTTTATTATTCCTATAACGAGCCCATGCACAACGACTATTTCTGGCATGATGCCTATAGTGAATACCCGGTAGTGGGAGTGTCCTGGAAGCAGGCCAAGGCTTTTTGCAACTGGAGGACCAAGTACAAGAACGATTTCCAGAAGTCCAGGGGCAAAGGTTTTGTAAATCAGTTCCGGCTGCCCATTGAAGCAGAATGGGAATACGCCGCCCGCGGCGGACTGGAGTCGGGAACATACCCCTGGGGAGGGCCTTACCTTATTGATGAAAGAGGGTGTTTCCTGGCAAACTTCAAACCCAACAGGGGAGATTATGCCGCAGACGATGCGCTCTATACCGTCGAAGCCAAGTCTTATGAAGCCAATGACTACGGGCTCTATAACATGGCAGGTAATGTTTCTGAATGGACCAATTCGGCTTATGACCCCAATTCGTACGATTACGCCTCGACAATGAACCCCAATGCATATGATGAAAGGAACAAGAGGAAAGTGATCCGCGGAGGCTCATGGAAAGATGTGGCCTATTTTTTACAGGTCAGTACGCGTGATTTCGAATACCAGGATTCTGCCCGAAGCTACATAGGTTTCCGCACCGTGCAGGATTATATGGGTACCAGTGAGATCGGGAGGTAA
- a CDS encoding formimidoylglutamase, producing the protein MDFEFLSPVSTVVLAHNQLLSRQTIGQYMYIHSEKDGFPELDNVQLAIMGVNETRNASIPAKERPDLSEIRVQLYQLFTGNWSSNIADIGDIEPGETVEDTYFAVKTVVEYLVKHGVVPVIIGGSQDITYATYRAFDKLEQMVNLVAVDSKFDFGSSEELISSNSYMSKIIVEQPNNLFNFCNLGYQTYFNAQEEIDLMDKLFFDAYRLGAVAEDITIAEPVFRDADVVSLDMTSVRASDLDSPSGTYPNGFDGREICAIARYAGISDKVSVFGVYENRNTGMNARLTAQILWYFMEGYNFRKKDYPFTGVQNYEKYIVPMDDQELCFYKSDISGRWWIEVPIIGEMNNKLKRHTLLPCTHKDYLDACNEVIPERWWKAYKKTAIG; encoded by the coding sequence ATGGATTTTGAGTTTTTGTCTCCGGTGAGTACCGTGGTCTTGGCACATAATCAACTGTTGTCCAGGCAAACTATAGGGCAGTATATGTATATTCATTCCGAAAAGGACGGGTTTCCCGAACTGGACAATGTGCAACTGGCAATCATGGGGGTCAACGAGACCAGAAATGCTTCGATACCGGCAAAAGAAAGACCCGATCTTTCCGAAATAAGGGTCCAGCTGTATCAGCTTTTTACGGGAAACTGGAGCAGTAATATAGCAGATATCGGAGATATTGAACCGGGAGAAACCGTGGAAGATACCTACTTTGCAGTAAAAACCGTAGTGGAATATCTGGTAAAGCACGGTGTAGTACCCGTAATAATAGGCGGAAGCCAGGATATTACGTATGCCACGTACCGCGCCTTCGATAAACTGGAACAAATGGTCAATCTCGTTGCGGTGGACAGTAAGTTCGATTTCGGCTCGTCCGAAGAACTCATATCTTCCAATTCCTATATGAGCAAGATCATTGTTGAACAGCCCAACAACCTTTTCAATTTCTGTAACCTGGGCTATCAGACCTATTTCAATGCCCAGGAAGAGATAGACCTCATGGACAAGCTTTTTTTTGATGCCTACCGCCTTGGCGCGGTAGCCGAAGATATAACCATTGCTGAGCCTGTGTTCCGGGATGCCGATGTGGTAAGCCTGGATATGACCTCTGTGCGGGCAAGCGATCTCGATAGTCCGTCCGGAACGTATCCCAACGGGTTTGACGGGCGTGAAATATGTGCCATTGCACGCTATGCGGGGATCAGTGACAAGGTTTCCGTGTTCGGAGTCTATGAAAACCGGAATACGGGAATGAATGCCCGGCTTACGGCACAGATCCTCTGGTATTTTATGGAGGGATACAATTTCAGGAAAAAGGATTACCCGTTTACGGGAGTGCAGAATTATGAAAAATACATTGTTCCCATGGACGATCAGGAACTGTGTTTTTACAAAAGTGATATATCCGGCAGGTGGTGGATAGAAGTGCCAATTATTGGTGAGATGAATAATAAATTAAAAAGACATACGTTATTACCATGCACCCATAAAGATTATTTAGACGCCTGTAATGAAGTCATTCCCGAGCGTTGGTGGAAGGCATACAAAAAGACAGCGATAGGATAA